Below is a genomic region from Citrobacter tructae.
TGTCACGGCTATTAAAAATGCCACCACATTGCTCGAAGCCTGGTCACATTTTATGATGTACACCATGAAGCCGAACACTGCCCAGTGTAATGCAGTGTTCACGATACCTACGGAAATGTAACGTGATAGTAGTTTTATCATTGTGAAAACAGGCTGAATAAGAAGGGAGTGAGTTTAACATTGATACATAACCAGATCGACATTTTGGGGGGCCACTACGGGAGGCCCTTGGAGTGGCTCGATAATGACTGATGTTTGTATCGCGGAGGAGGGCCCGCAGCTATGCGATATGCAAGAACAGGCAGCGGCAGACTGCCTTTAATCGATGGTGTGAGTATTTAACAAACCCTACCCATAGTGGATTTTAGATTATTGGTCAGCCAGTAACCACATATCAGCCTCTTCAAACATTTCCTGAACAGTACGGCTTATCTGTTCCTTCTCATGCTTGCTGGCGTCAGTGTTGATCGCCGGCAGTGTCATCATCGGTTTAACCCGAACATCAGCATCGGGGAAAATCCGGTGAACCCTCTTACTCAATTCGCCCAGAATGATATCTTTTGCACCGGGCAGACCATCAAAATTCCTTTTGTCATAAACGAGTTCCACGAACATTGCTTATTACCTTTTTGCTGGATGTATATACAGTATTTATACTGTGTTTTTATCCGGTATTCAAGTGAGGGTGAAGTGATGCCACGACGTAGCGATATTGAAATGACTTGGTATGCTTCTATACAGCAAGAACCGAATGGCAGGAAGACTGTCACCACACAGCGGTTTGTCCTTGAACTGGGCAAGGTTAACTGGTACTGGACGATGAAGCAGGCCAACGAATGGGTCGAATGGTATGTGACGACCTTCCGCGATGTCTCAACGCAGGAAGGTG
It encodes:
- a CDS encoding DinI family protein, which translates into the protein MFVELVYDKRNFDGLPGAKDIILGELSKRVHRIFPDADVRVKPMMTLPAINTDASKHEKEQISRTVQEMFEEADMWLLADQ